A stretch of the Perca fluviatilis chromosome 17, GENO_Pfluv_1.0, whole genome shotgun sequence genome encodes the following:
- the LOC120545446 gene encoding probable G-protein coupled receptor 21: MMNSSLDPLNQSSADPSNLSAPFCLLEIGYSQIFTTCLLEVSIILLLTVLIISGNLVVIFVFHCAPLLSQHTTSAFIQTMAYADLLVGVSCLFPSLSLLHHLKGLNPKLTCQVFGYMVSVLKSVSMVSLACVSVDRYIAITRPLTYASLVTPCRIRCCIVLIWLYSALVFIPSFLGWGKPGYHGDVVEWCAVEWRTRPAFTTFIVALLYAPAALTVCYTYANIFKICRQHTREISERRARYKPQQLQGPGLTVGSAFKDNSAVEQGQLPHLSQPQKSQPQYQQPTSTYPDKRYAMVLFRITSVFYLLWLPYILYFLLESGGFYHHPAASFLTTWLAISNSFCNCLIYSLSNSAFRKGLKRLCSFCLQRSGSGFGVRNTKKAFVGSVEKGCGVPAYGYGHGEIGFGTTCHV, from the coding sequence ATGATGAATTCCTCCCTGGATCCACTGAACCAAAGCTCTGCTGACCCGTCAAACTTATCTGCTCCCTTCTGCCTGCTTGAGATAGGCTATTCCCAGATTTTCACCACCTGCCTGCTTGAAGTCTCTATCATACTTCTCCTCACTGTTCTCATAATTTCTGGTAACCTGGTGGTGATTTTTGTGTTTCACTGTGCCCCCTTGCTTAGCCAGCACACCACCAGTGCTTTCATCCAGACTATGGCGTACGCTGATCTGCTGGTGGGGGTCAGCTGCCTGttcccctctctgtccctcctccATCACCTCAAGGGCCTCAACCCCAAACTCACCTGCCAGGTGTTCGGGTACATGGTCTCTGTTTTGAAATCAGTTTCAATGGTGTCGTTAGCGTGTGTGAGTGTAGACCGCTACATTGCCATCACACGACCTCTGACTTATGCATCCCTGGTGACACCTTGTCGAATTCGATGCTGCATCGTTCTAATATGGTTGTACTCTGCTCTAGTGTTTATCCCATCTTTTCTGGGGTGGGGGAAGCCTGGTTACCACGGGGATGTGGTGGAGTGGTGCGCAGTTGAGTGGAGGACTCGTCCGGCCTTCACAACCTTTATTGTTGCACTGCTCTACGCCCCAGCTGCTCTCACTGTTTGCTATACCTACGCCAACATCTTCAAGATCTGCCGGCAGCACACCCGGGAGATCAGCGAGCGCCGCGCACGATACAAACCCCAACAGCTGCAGGGCCCAGGATTGACAGTGGGATCTGCGTTCAAGGACAACAGTGCAGTAGAGCAAGGGCAGTTGCCCCACTTGTCTCAACCACAAAAATCGCAACCACAATATCAGCAGCCCACATCAACATACCCAGACAAGCGATACGCTATGGTACTGTTCCGCATTACCAGCGTGTTTTATCTCCTCTGGTTGCCCTACATCCTCTACTTTCTGTTGGAAAGTGGAGGGTTCTATCACCACCCTGCAGCCTCATTCCTAACCACATGGCTTGCCATCAGCAACAGCTTCTGTAACTGTCTCATCTACAGCCTCTCCAACTCTGCCTTCAGGAAGGGCCTCAAACGTCTCTGCTCCTTCTGTTTACAGCGCAGTGGCAGTGGCTTCGGGGTTAGGAACACTAAAAAGGCTTTTGTTGGTTCTGTTGAAAAAGGATGTGGAGTGCCGGCGTATGGATACGGACATGGGGAAATAGGATTTGGCACAACATGTCATGTGTAG